One genomic region from Onychostoma macrolepis isolate SWU-2019 chromosome 23, ASM1243209v1, whole genome shotgun sequence encodes:
- the LOC131532524 gene encoding broad substrate specificity ATP-binding cassette transporter ABCG2-like — protein sequence MADTEVQMTRVGDVDNNVSRTPVSTRMSFSSARRGATVSFHNINYSVKMKSGFLCKRKVTQKNILIELNGIMRPGLNAILGATGSGKSSFLDVLAARKDPAGLSGEVLIDGAPQPPNFKCLSGYVVQDDVVMGTLTVRENLRFSAALRLPKSIRQREKDEKVERLIQELGLSKVADSRVGTQLIRGISGGERKRTNIGMELIIDPPVLFLDEPTTGLDASTANSVLMLLKRMADSGRTIILSIHQPRYSIYRLFDSLTLLVGGRMVYHGPAQDSLEYFSQIGYTCEPHNNPADFFLDVINGDSTAVALNKLYSNEELDEEQLSSSLKGIEDRLVEEYKNSASYKQTKSELERIVQGQDYSTRPKSRTITYSTSFCHQFNWVLKRTFRNLMLNPQTSFAQIGVIIFLALVVGAIFFGVKENSSGIQNRIGALFFITTNQCFSSVSSAELFIAERKLFVHEYISGYYRVSVYFLSKVLSDILTLRTIPAIIFSCMAYFMIGLKASAEAFFIFMFSIILVSYTATSMTLAISADQTVVAIANIFMTISFVFMMIFSGLLVNLPSVVNWLNWLKYLSIPRYGLAALEINEFTGLEFCDPRNMSGIETQVCTTGEDFLSEQGIDYSTWGLWQNHLALGIMTLIFLIIAYLKLRFIKKFT from the exons ATGGCAGACACGGAGGTTCAGATGACCAGAGTCGGAGATGTGGACAATAATGTGTCCAGGACACCGGTGTCCACCAGAATGTCCTTCTCATCGGCAAGACGAGGAGCGACTGTAAGCTTCCACAACATCAACTACAGCGTGAAGATGAAGAGCGGCTTCTTGTGCAAGAGGAAGGTCACACAGAAGAACATCCTCATCGAGCTCAA tgGTATCATGAGGCCGGGACTGAACGCCATTTTAGGAGCCACTGGGAGCGGGAAATCATC GTTTCTGGATGTTCTGGCCGCTCGTAAGGATCCTGCTGGTCTTTCTGGAGAGGTTCTTATAGACGGAGCTCCACAACCTCCAAACTTCAAATGTCTGTCTGGATACGTAGTGCAG GATGACGTGGTCATGGGGACGCTGACCGTTCGTGAGAATCTGCGTTTCTCAGCGGCTTTAAGGCTCCCGAAGTCGATCCGTCAGCGAGAAAAAGATGAGAAGGTTGAGAGACTAATTCAGGAGCTGGGACTGAGCAAAGTGGCAGATTCACGg GTGGGCACACAGCTGATTCGTGGTATTTCAGGCGGCGAGAGGAAGAGGACGAATATCGGCATGGAGCTGATCATTGATCCACCGGTGCTTTTCCTGGATGAACCGACCACCGGCCTGGACGCCAGTACGGCCAACTCTGTCCTCATGCTGCTCAAGAG AATGGCGGACAGCGGTCGCACCATCATCCTGTCGATCCATCAGCCGCGGTACTCCATCTACCGGCTGTTCGACAGCCTCACGCTGCTGGTGGGAGGAAGAATGGTGTATCACGGCCCGGCTCAAGACTCCCTGGAGTACTTTAGTCAAATCG gataCACCTGTGAACCTCATAACAACCCTGCTGATTTCTTCCTGGATGTCATCAATGGAGACTCCACCGCCGTCGCTCTCAACAAGTTATACAGCAATGAGG AACTGGACGAGGAGCAGCTGAGTTCGTCTCTGAAGGGCATCGAGGACCGTTTGGTGGAGGAATACAAGAACAGTGCCAGCTACAAACAGACAAAAAGCGAGCTGGAGCGAATCGTTCAGGGACAGGACTACAGCACACGACCCAAATCCAGAACCATCACCTACAGCACGTCCTTCTGCCACCAGTTCAACTGGGTCCTCAAGAGAACCTTCAGGAACCTCATGCTGAACCCACAGACCTCGTTCGCTCAG ATCGGAGTGATAATTTTCCTGGCTCTGGTTGTTGGAGCCATATTTTTTGGAGTGAAGGAGAATTCAAGCGGCATTCAGAACAG gataGGCGCACTCTTCTTCATCACCACCAATCAGTGCTTCAGTTCCGTTTCCTCAGCTGAACTCTTCATCGCTGAGAGGAAACTGTTTGT GCACGAGTACATCAGTGGATACTACAGAGTCTCGGTGTACTTCTTGTCCAAGGTCCTGTCTGACATCCTGACTCTGCGCACAATCCCGGCCATCATCTTCAGCTGCATGGCATACTTTATGATCG GGCTGAAGGCATCGGCTGAGGCCTTCTTCATCTTCATGTTCTCCATCATTCTGGTGTCGTACACAGCCACGTCCATGACTCTGGCCATCTCTGCTGATCAGACGGTGGTGGCCATCGCTAACATCTTCATGACCATCAGCTTTGTCTTTATGATG ATCTTCTCAGGGCTGCTGGTGAATCTCCCCAGTGTCGTTAACTGGTTGAACTGGTTGAAGTATCTCAGTATTCCTCGTTATGGTCTCGCT GCTTTGGAAATCAATGAGTTCACCGGACTCGAATTCTGTGACCCAAGGAACATGAGCGGTATAGAAACACAAGT
- the LOC131532661 gene encoding tripartite motif-containing protein 16-like isoform X2 — MQMADEQDLQENSCPRCKQNSSCETDPGEYEAPAADLDDSNASVSDPDESVACVAEALERTGLQTEQAEDVECDSCSDRKEKAIKTCLVCLASYCETHLRLHNELNARKAHLLVDITGELQRKTCPQHHKLLEVYCRTDRQCICCLCMLDTNHRGHDMVSAATERAEEQRQLEKSKQMVMDLEAELKEIQKASGRLRNLTQTTEEEGDRIFTELLSFIRTSHTEMITLVQSQMTTELNRIQGHLVDLEQEISKLKRKQSEVEHLSHTDDHIYFLQEVQSRWPTCNDFQSLTTNPQFSFGEVIKSLSSLTGHIKDIWRQETTRIFSAVTAEKILLPQEPKTREDFIQFLVPLSLDPNTVHRNLRLTEQNQAVACSIEPQSYPEHPDRFEWWAQVLSKEGLTGRCYWEVVWSGLYGVDLAVSYKDINRTGQGDDSGFGYNRYSWSLDCSIFRYALVHNNEETEISVPLSRRIGVYLDHRAGQLSFYSVSDTMILLHKVQTRFTQPLYPGFGLFQGSTAKIGQPQEGGSTQVVDRLKNNKTCINHRCLRTVMKSNKCLRFGKRGASSPK, encoded by the exons ATGCAAATGGCAGATGAACAGGACCTGCAGGAAAACAGCTGCCCTCGGTGTAAACAGAATTCCTCATGCGAGACAGATCCGGGAGAATACGAGGCTCCAGCTGCAGATCTGGATGATTCCAATGCTTCTGTATCAGATCCGGACGAATCTGTTGCTTGTGTTGCAGAGGCACTGGAGAGGACAGGACTTCAGACGGAGCAAGCTGAGGACGTGGAGTGTGACTCTTGCAGTGATAGGAAAGAGAAAGCCATCAAGACATGTCTGGTGTGTTTGGCGTCTTACTGTGAAACTCACCTCAGGTTGCACAATGAACTGAATGCGAGGAAAGCACACTTACTGGTGGACATCACTGGAGAACTCCAAAGGAAGACGTGTCCCCAACATCACAAGCTCCTGGAGGTTTACTGCCGCACTGACCGCCAGTGTATCTGCTGCCTCTGCATGCTGGACACCAACCACAGAGGACATGACATGGTCTCGGCTGCTACAGAACGAGCAGAGGAACAG AGGCAGCTGGAAAAGTCCAAGCAGATGGTTATGGATCTAGAGGCAGAGCTGAAGGAAATCCAAAAGGCATCAGGTAGACTCAGG AACCTGACTCAAACCACGGAGGAAGAAGGTGACAGGATCTTCACCGAACTGCTCAGCTTTATACGGACAAGCCACACAGAGATGATCACGCTGGTCCAAAGTCAGATGACCACAGAGTTGAACCGGATTCAGGGACATTTGGTAGATCTGGAACAGGAGATCTCAAAGTTGAAGAGAAAGCAGTCCGAGGTGGAGCATCTTTCACATACTGATGATCACATCTATTTCCTCCAG GAGGTCCAATCCCGCTGGCCGACTTGTAATGACTTCCAAAGCCTGACAACTAATCCACAGTTTTCATTTGGAGAAGTGATCAAGTCCCTCTCCTCATTAACAGGACATATAAAGGACATTTGGAGACAGGAAACAACCAGGATATTCTCAGCAG TGACTGCAGAAAAGATCCTACTGCCGCAAGAACCCAAGACGAGGGAGGACTTTATACAGT TTCTGGTTCCCTTGAGTCTGGACCCAAACACGGTCCACAGAAACCTTCGgttaacagaacagaaccagGCTGTGGCTTGCAGTATTGAGCCCCAATCATACCCAGAACATCCGGACCGCTTTGAGTGGTGGGCGCAGGTGCTGAGCAAGGAAGGTCTGACAGGTCGCTGCTACTGGGAGGTGGTCTGGAGCGGACTGTACGGCGTCGACCTCGCCGTGTCCTACAAAGACATCAACAGAACTGGACAAGGAGACGACAGTGGGTTTGGGTACAACAGGTACTCCTGGAGTCTGGACTGTTCCATATTCAGATACGCACTAGTGCACAACAACGAGGAGACGGAGATCAGTGTACCCCTGTCCCGCCGGATCGGGGTGTATCTGGACCACCGGGCAGGACAGCTGTCCTTCTACAGTGTCTCAGATACCATGATCCTCCTTCACAAAGTCCAGACCAGGTTCACTCAACCTCTTTATCCAGGATTTGGGCTCTTTCAGGGCTCAACTGCCAAAATTGGTCAGCCGCAAGAAGGCGGATCAACGCAAGTAGTTGACAGACTGAAGAACAACAAAACATGTATAAATCACAGATGCTTAAGAACAGTCATGAAGAGCAACAAATGTCTCAGATTTGGAAAGCGAGGTGCCAGCAGTCctaaataa
- the LOC131532661 gene encoding tripartite motif-containing protein 16-like isoform X1, with product MQMADEQDLQENSCPRCKQNSSCETDPGEYEAPAADLDDSNASVSDPDESVACVAEALERTGLQTEQAEDVECDSCSDRKEKAIKTCLVCLASYCETHLRLHNELNARKAHLLVDITGELQRKTCPQHHKLLEVYCRTDRQCICCLCMLDTNHRGHDMVSAATERAEEQRQLEKSKQMVMDLEAELKEIQKASGRLRQNLTQTTEEEGDRIFTELLSFIRTSHTEMITLVQSQMTTELNRIQGHLVDLEQEISKLKRKQSEVEHLSHTDDHIYFLQEVQSRWPTCNDFQSLTTNPQFSFGEVIKSLSSLTGHIKDIWRQETTRIFSAVTAEKILLPQEPKTREDFIQFLVPLSLDPNTVHRNLRLTEQNQAVACSIEPQSYPEHPDRFEWWAQVLSKEGLTGRCYWEVVWSGLYGVDLAVSYKDINRTGQGDDSGFGYNRYSWSLDCSIFRYALVHNNEETEISVPLSRRIGVYLDHRAGQLSFYSVSDTMILLHKVQTRFTQPLYPGFGLFQGSTAKIGQPQEGGSTQVVDRLKNNKTCINHRCLRTVMKSNKCLRFGKRGASSPK from the exons ATGCAAATGGCAGATGAACAGGACCTGCAGGAAAACAGCTGCCCTCGGTGTAAACAGAATTCCTCATGCGAGACAGATCCGGGAGAATACGAGGCTCCAGCTGCAGATCTGGATGATTCCAATGCTTCTGTATCAGATCCGGACGAATCTGTTGCTTGTGTTGCAGAGGCACTGGAGAGGACAGGACTTCAGACGGAGCAAGCTGAGGACGTGGAGTGTGACTCTTGCAGTGATAGGAAAGAGAAAGCCATCAAGACATGTCTGGTGTGTTTGGCGTCTTACTGTGAAACTCACCTCAGGTTGCACAATGAACTGAATGCGAGGAAAGCACACTTACTGGTGGACATCACTGGAGAACTCCAAAGGAAGACGTGTCCCCAACATCACAAGCTCCTGGAGGTTTACTGCCGCACTGACCGCCAGTGTATCTGCTGCCTCTGCATGCTGGACACCAACCACAGAGGACATGACATGGTCTCGGCTGCTACAGAACGAGCAGAGGAACAG AGGCAGCTGGAAAAGTCCAAGCAGATGGTTATGGATCTAGAGGCAGAGCTGAAGGAAATCCAAAAGGCATCAGGTAGACTCAGG CAGAACCTGACTCAAACCACGGAGGAAGAAGGTGACAGGATCTTCACCGAACTGCTCAGCTTTATACGGACAAGCCACACAGAGATGATCACGCTGGTCCAAAGTCAGATGACCACAGAGTTGAACCGGATTCAGGGACATTTGGTAGATCTGGAACAGGAGATCTCAAAGTTGAAGAGAAAGCAGTCCGAGGTGGAGCATCTTTCACATACTGATGATCACATCTATTTCCTCCAG GAGGTCCAATCCCGCTGGCCGACTTGTAATGACTTCCAAAGCCTGACAACTAATCCACAGTTTTCATTTGGAGAAGTGATCAAGTCCCTCTCCTCATTAACAGGACATATAAAGGACATTTGGAGACAGGAAACAACCAGGATATTCTCAGCAG TGACTGCAGAAAAGATCCTACTGCCGCAAGAACCCAAGACGAGGGAGGACTTTATACAGT TTCTGGTTCCCTTGAGTCTGGACCCAAACACGGTCCACAGAAACCTTCGgttaacagaacagaaccagGCTGTGGCTTGCAGTATTGAGCCCCAATCATACCCAGAACATCCGGACCGCTTTGAGTGGTGGGCGCAGGTGCTGAGCAAGGAAGGTCTGACAGGTCGCTGCTACTGGGAGGTGGTCTGGAGCGGACTGTACGGCGTCGACCTCGCCGTGTCCTACAAAGACATCAACAGAACTGGACAAGGAGACGACAGTGGGTTTGGGTACAACAGGTACTCCTGGAGTCTGGACTGTTCCATATTCAGATACGCACTAGTGCACAACAACGAGGAGACGGAGATCAGTGTACCCCTGTCCCGCCGGATCGGGGTGTATCTGGACCACCGGGCAGGACAGCTGTCCTTCTACAGTGTCTCAGATACCATGATCCTCCTTCACAAAGTCCAGACCAGGTTCACTCAACCTCTTTATCCAGGATTTGGGCTCTTTCAGGGCTCAACTGCCAAAATTGGTCAGCCGCAAGAAGGCGGATCAACGCAAGTAGTTGACAGACTGAAGAACAACAAAACATGTATAAATCACAGATGCTTAAGAACAGTCATGAAGAGCAACAAATGTCTCAGATTTGGAAAGCGAGGTGCCAGCAGTCctaaataa